From a region of the Actinomadura luzonensis genome:
- the narH gene encoding nitrate reductase subunit beta: MRIMAQIAMVMNLDKCIGCHTCSVTCKQTWTNRPGVEYVWFNNVETRPGQGYPRRYEDQERWRGGWTLDRKGRLKPRAGGRLRKLLTIFANPLMPSIQDYYEPWTYDYENLTRAPLSDDVPVAPPRSLLSGEPTAIEWSANWDDDLGGDPSPDPVLAEVSEQVKLSFEEAFMFYLPRICEHCLNPSCVASCPSGALYKREEDGIVLVDQDRCRGWRMCVTGCPYKKVYFNHKTGKAEKCTFCFPRVEVGLPTVCSETCVGRLRYLGVLLYDADRVAEAAAVPDERDLYEAQLDLFVDPDDPAVATAGLPAEWVEAARRSPVYDLVKRYRIALPLHPEYRTLPMVWYVPPLSPVVDALAGTGHDGEDAVNLFAAIDALRIPIGYLAGLFTAGDPAPVTAALRRLAAMRSYMRAVNLGRTPVLPPEAGLPEEELAAMYRLLALAKYDERYVIPTAYGNQPGVVEEAGCSLDYDGGPGMQPPFGEASGRPVPVSIESFHGLKERQTGDEVTRDRVNLLNWDGRGTPAGLFPPRRRKP, translated from the coding sequence GCAAGCAGACGTGGACCAACCGGCCGGGCGTCGAGTACGTCTGGTTCAACAACGTCGAGACCCGCCCCGGCCAGGGCTACCCGCGCCGCTACGAGGACCAGGAGCGCTGGCGGGGCGGCTGGACCCTGGACCGCAAGGGCCGGCTCAAGCCCCGCGCCGGCGGCCGGCTGCGCAAGCTGCTCACCATCTTCGCCAACCCGTTGATGCCCTCCATCCAGGACTACTACGAGCCCTGGACCTACGACTACGAGAACCTCACCCGGGCCCCGCTGTCCGACGACGTCCCGGTGGCGCCGCCGCGCTCGCTGCTGAGCGGCGAGCCGACCGCGATCGAGTGGAGCGCCAACTGGGACGACGACCTCGGCGGCGACCCGTCGCCCGACCCGGTGCTGGCCGAGGTGTCGGAGCAGGTCAAGCTGTCGTTCGAAGAGGCGTTCATGTTCTACCTGCCGCGCATCTGCGAGCACTGCCTCAACCCGTCGTGCGTGGCCTCCTGCCCGTCGGGCGCGCTGTACAAGCGCGAGGAGGACGGCATCGTGCTGGTCGACCAGGACCGCTGCCGGGGCTGGCGCATGTGCGTGACCGGGTGCCCATACAAGAAGGTGTACTTCAACCACAAGACCGGCAAGGCCGAGAAGTGCACGTTCTGCTTCCCGCGGGTCGAGGTGGGCCTGCCGACCGTCTGCTCCGAGACGTGCGTCGGCCGGCTGCGTTACCTCGGGGTCCTGCTGTACGACGCCGACCGGGTCGCCGAGGCCGCCGCGGTGCCGGACGAGCGCGACCTGTACGAGGCCCAGCTCGACCTGTTCGTGGACCCGGACGACCCGGCGGTCGCCACGGCGGGGCTGCCCGCCGAGTGGGTGGAGGCGGCCCGCCGCTCGCCGGTGTACGACCTGGTCAAGAGGTACCGGATCGCGCTCCCCCTGCATCCGGAGTACCGGACCCTGCCCATGGTCTGGTACGTCCCGCCGCTCTCGCCGGTGGTGGACGCGCTGGCCGGCACCGGGCACGACGGCGAGGACGCGGTCAACCTGTTCGCCGCCATCGACGCGCTGCGCATCCCGATCGGCTACCTGGCGGGGCTGTTCACGGCGGGCGACCCGGCGCCGGTGACCGCCGCGCTGCGCCGCCTGGCCGCGATGCGCTCGTACATGCGGGCGGTCAACCTGGGCCGCACGCCGGTCCTGCCGCCGGAGGCGGGCCTGCCGGAGGAGGAGCTGGCGGCGATGTACCGGCTGCTGGCCCTCGCCAAGTACGACGAGCGGTACGTCATCCCGACCGCGTACGGCAACCAGCCCGGCGTGGTGGAGGAGGCCGGGTGCAGCCTGGACTACGACGGCGGGCCGGGCATGCAGCCGCCGTTCGGCGAGGCGTCGGGCCGTCCCGTGCCGGTCTCGATCGAGAGCTTCCACGGCCTGAAGGAGCGCCAGACCGGCGACGAGGTCACCCGCGACCGGGTGAACCTGCTCAACTGGGACGGCCGCGGCACCCCGGCGGGGTTGTTCCCGCCGCGAAGGAGGAAGCCGTGA
- the narJ gene encoding nitrate reductase molybdenum cofactor assembly chaperone, which yields MRVLWQAAAHLLAYPDERFWRRLPLIRQAAEPHFAAFLARIAELGPGELAAHYVETFDLDRRCCLYLTYYADGDTRRRGESLAALKRRYRAAGWELLEDELPDFLPVVLEFAALDPAGAEVLREHQVGLELLRAALGERGSPYAEVVGAVCGALPPPTAEQRAAARRLAAGGPPAETVGRHA from the coding sequence GTGAGGGTGCTCTGGCAGGCCGCCGCCCACCTGCTGGCCTACCCGGACGAGCGGTTCTGGCGGCGGCTGCCGCTGATCAGGCAGGCGGCCGAGCCGCACTTCGCCGCGTTCCTGGCCAGGATCGCCGAGCTGGGGCCGGGCGAGCTGGCCGCGCACTACGTCGAGACCTTCGACCTGGACCGGCGCTGCTGCCTCTACCTGACCTACTACGCCGACGGCGACACCCGGCGCCGCGGCGAGTCGCTGGCCGCGCTGAAGCGCCGCTACCGGGCCGCCGGGTGGGAGCTGCTGGAGGACGAGCTGCCCGACTTCCTGCCGGTGGTGCTGGAGTTCGCCGCGCTGGACCCGGCCGGCGCCGAGGTGCTGCGGGAGCACCAGGTGGGGCTGGAGCTGCTGCGGGCGGCGCTCGGCGAGCGCGGGTCGCCGTACGCGGAGGTGGTGGGCGCGGTGTGCGGCGCGCTCCCGCCGCCGACCGCGGAGCAGCGGGCGGCCGCGCGGCGGCTGGCGGCCGGCGGGCCCCCGGCGGAGACGGTCGGGAGGCACGCGTGA
- the narI gene encoding respiratory nitrate reductase subunit gamma, giving the protein MSWGESVVWTVAPYVTIVIFIGGLVWRYRYDQFGWTTRSSQLYERRLLRVASPLFHYALIFVVVGHVTGLLIPLSWTDAIGVSNATYHANALVWGGVAGLATLVGLALLIYRRRTRGPVFLATTRNDKTMYLVLALAIVTGVVTTVAGFAPSEVSYRTTVAPWFRRVLTLSPDPAAMGHASGLYKLHTVVGMALVVLFPFSRLVHALSAPLPYLFRPYIVYRRRAR; this is encoded by the coding sequence GTGAGCTGGGGCGAGAGCGTGGTGTGGACCGTGGCCCCGTACGTGACCATCGTGATCTTCATCGGCGGCCTGGTCTGGCGTTACCGCTACGACCAGTTCGGCTGGACCACCCGCTCCTCCCAGCTCTACGAGCGGCGGCTGCTGCGGGTGGCCAGCCCGCTGTTCCACTACGCGCTGATCTTCGTGGTCGTGGGGCACGTCACGGGGCTGCTCATCCCGCTGAGCTGGACCGACGCGATCGGGGTGAGCAACGCGACCTATCACGCGAACGCCCTGGTCTGGGGCGGCGTCGCCGGGCTGGCCACGCTCGTCGGGCTGGCCCTGCTGATCTACCGGCGGCGGACGCGGGGGCCGGTGTTCCTGGCGACGACGAGGAACGACAAGACGATGTACCTGGTGCTGGCGCTGGCGATCGTGACGGGCGTGGTGACCACGGTGGCGGGGTTCGCGCCGAGCGAGGTGAGCTACCGGACGACGGTCGCGCCGTGGTTCCGCAGGGTGCTCACGCTGAGTCCTGATCCGGCCGCGATGGGTCACGCGAGCGGTCTTTACAAACTGCACACGGTGGTGGGGATGGCGCTGGTCGTCCTCTTCCCGTTCAGCCGCTTGGTGCACGCGCTTTCCGCCCCGTTGCCCTATTTGTTCCGTCCTTACATCGTGTATCGGAGGCGGGCGAGGTAG
- a CDS encoding phosphotransferase, whose amino-acid sequence MKHGYTNSTFGDGALVVKCYQGPEAAFRLSTESRYLRRLRGRVPVPRVHKITSNSLTTRFVSGEHGQDLMDDGHALEVLTECGRVLGGIHRLGIVHGDYGPQNMLFDPATFRTTAILDWEWAHPGRPVEDLAWCEWIIRSHHPEHVPLLEHFFAAYDGLVPVWEERQAAMVARCRALLDFCARWEPGGDGEKLWLTRLDVTSAWTE is encoded by the coding sequence GTGAAGCACGGGTACACCAACAGCACATTCGGCGACGGCGCCCTGGTCGTGAAGTGCTACCAGGGCCCCGAGGCGGCGTTCAGGCTGAGCACGGAGAGCAGATACCTGCGCCGCCTGCGCGGCCGGGTCCCCGTCCCGCGCGTTCACAAGATCACCTCCAACAGCCTGACCACCCGGTTCGTCTCCGGCGAGCACGGCCAGGACCTCATGGACGACGGCCACGCCCTGGAGGTGCTCACCGAGTGCGGCCGCGTCCTCGGCGGCATCCACCGCCTGGGGATCGTGCACGGCGACTACGGCCCGCAGAACATGCTCTTCGACCCGGCCACCTTCCGGACCACCGCGATCCTCGACTGGGAGTGGGCGCACCCCGGCCGCCCGGTCGAGGACCTCGCGTGGTGCGAATGGATCATCCGCAGCCACCACCCGGAGCACGTGCCGCTGCTGGAGCACTTCTTCGCCGCCTACGACGGGCTCGTCCCGGTCTGGGAGGAGCGGCAGGCGGCCATGGTGGCGCGCTGCCGGGCGCTGCTCGACTTCTGCGCGCGGTGGGAGCCCGGCGGCGACGGCGAGAAGCTGTGGCTCACCAGGCTCGACGTCACCTCCGCCTGGACGGAGTGA
- a CDS encoding phosphotransferase, which produces MELLGTGRSADVYALDGDRVLRRYRDGGHDAREEAAVMAYVAAHGYPVPEVYPELTEDRPADLVMRRLSGPTMLQAVAGGSYDAEEGGRVGARLLRRLHAIPARLSPDPRDRVLHLDLHPDNVMLTPEGPVVIDWCNTAEGPPELDNALSAVILAQVAVSDADPLAAVARPALRGLLAGLGDAMDYGAPLDEAARRRSENVTLSAGEVGLIGAAVELIRDLGGVTPSRRR; this is translated from the coding sequence ATGGAACTGCTGGGCACGGGGCGAAGCGCGGACGTGTACGCCCTCGACGGCGACCGGGTCCTGCGCCGCTACCGCGACGGCGGGCACGACGCCCGGGAGGAGGCGGCGGTCATGGCGTACGTGGCCGCCCACGGCTACCCGGTGCCCGAGGTCTACCCCGAGCTGACCGAGGACCGCCCGGCCGACCTGGTGATGCGCCGGCTGTCCGGCCCCACGATGTTGCAGGCCGTGGCCGGCGGCTCGTACGACGCCGAGGAGGGCGGCCGGGTGGGCGCCCGGCTGCTGCGGCGGCTGCACGCCATCCCCGCCCGGCTCTCGCCGGACCCCCGCGACCGGGTGCTGCACCTCGACCTGCATCCCGACAACGTCATGCTGACCCCCGAGGGCCCGGTCGTGATCGACTGGTGCAACACCGCCGAGGGGCCGCCCGAGCTGGACAACGCGCTGTCGGCCGTCATCCTGGCCCAGGTCGCGGTCAGCGACGCCGACCCGCTGGCGGCGGTGGCGCGGCCGGCGCTGCGCGGGCTGCTCGCCGGGCTCGGCGACGCCATGGACTACGGCGCCCCGCTCGACGAGGCCGCCCGCAGGCGGTCGGAGAACGTCACGCTGTCCGCCGGGGAGGTCGGCCTGATCGGCGCGGCCGTGGAGCTGATCCGCGACCTGGGAGGGGTCACTCCGTCCAGGCGGAGGTGA
- a CDS encoding DUF305 domain-containing protein codes for MRRRRAAGLAAPARAGGRRCSGSGCWRRSRCCSPAAARRTAPPGRRPRRPASTRPTWPGCNWPRRCTRGRCRCSRSPLPVPAARRSRTWPDGWRRSTSEGRERLRALLARTGVAGAANPHAGHDMPGMPTAADLEALEGLRGAGFDRRFAALLRAYLGQLVLVADGERRSGQAADVRALAAAMSRAHAAELGSLAAAAR; via the coding sequence GTGCGGCGCCGACGGGCGGCCGGTCTAGCGGCTCCGGCCCGTGCGGGAGGACGACGGTGTTCAGGCTCTGGCTGCTGGCGGCGCTCGCGCTGCTGCTCACCGGCTGCGGCACGGCGAACGGCGCCCCCAGGGCGACGGCCGCGCCGTCCGGCTTCAACGCGACCGACGTGGCCTGGCTGCAACTGGCCGAGGCGCTGCACGCGCGGGCGCTGCCGATGCTCGCGCTCGCCCCTGCCCGTACCGGCCGCCCGGCGCTCGCGGACCTGGCCGGACGGCTGGCGAAGGAGCACGAGCGAGGGCCGCGAGCGGCTGCGCGCGCTGCTCGCCCGCACGGGCGTGGCCGGGGCCGCCAACCCGCATGCCGGGCACGACATGCCCGGCATGCCCACGGCCGCCGACCTGGAGGCGCTGGAGGGCCTGCGGGGCGCGGGCTTCGACCGCCGCTTCGCCGCCCTCCTGCGGGCCTACCTCGGCCAGCTCGTCCTGGTCGCCGACGGTGAGCGGCGCTCGGGGCAGGCCGCCGACGTCCGCGCCCTCGCCGCCGCCATGTCCCGCGCGCACGCCGCCGAGCTGGGGAGCCTGGCGGCCGCCGCCCGGTAG
- a CDS encoding DUF1996 domain-containing protein, with product MRASRPLALLCVLLGTLAFAPRPADARVIRVAEFLADCPFSHRLPDDPIVYPGLPGASHMHSFFGSRVTNASTTLADLQNGATNCNPSVDRSSYWVPTLYRDGVAVEPAIVTFYYLGEGVRDDVIARTQPLPLGLRIVAGNARATGPDGSSIARWSCLHAGQVPPSKDFVTCPSGTMLESYLDFPQCWNGRDLDSADHKSHMAYPVAGDCPSTHPVPVPKLRQVIRYPVTGDPSHFRLASGGGYTMHGDFFNAWPQAEMERRVRDCIRPIVKCGADGRPV from the coding sequence ATGCGCGCCTCACGACCGCTCGCCCTGCTGTGCGTGCTGCTCGGCACGCTCGCCTTCGCCCCGCGTCCGGCGGACGCGCGGGTCATCCGGGTGGCGGAGTTCCTCGCCGACTGCCCGTTCAGCCACCGGCTGCCGGACGACCCGATCGTCTACCCCGGCCTGCCCGGCGCCTCGCACATGCACAGCTTCTTCGGCAGCCGGGTCACCAACGCCTCCACCACGCTCGCCGACCTGCAGAACGGCGCGACGAACTGCAACCCGTCGGTGGACCGGTCGTCGTACTGGGTGCCGACGCTCTACCGCGACGGAGTCGCCGTCGAGCCCGCCATCGTCACCTTCTACTACCTCGGCGAGGGCGTGCGGGACGACGTCATCGCCCGGACCCAGCCGCTGCCGCTCGGCCTTCGCATCGTCGCCGGCAACGCCAGGGCGACCGGCCCCGACGGCTCCTCGATCGCCCGGTGGTCGTGCCTGCACGCCGGCCAGGTGCCGCCGTCGAAGGACTTCGTCACCTGCCCGAGCGGGACGATGCTGGAGTCGTACCTGGACTTCCCGCAGTGCTGGAACGGCCGGGACCTGGACTCGGCCGACCACAAGAGCCACATGGCCTACCCGGTGGCGGGCGACTGCCCGAGCACGCACCCGGTGCCGGTGCCGAAGCTGCGGCAGGTGATCCGCTACCCGGTGACCGGCGACCCGTCGCACTTCCGGCTGGCCTCGGGCGGCGGGTACACGATGCACGGCGACTTCTTCAACGCCTGGCCGCAGGCGGAGATGGAGCGCCGGGTGCGCGACTGCATCCGGCCGATCGTCAAGTGCGGCGCCGACGGGCGGCCGGTCTAG
- a CDS encoding TetR/AcrR family transcriptional regulator: MEREAGSRRSPAKRAAIVRAALELFLDEGYARVSMDAIAARAGVGKQTVYSHFGNKERLFLAVVGEARTAASATPADASPPGRTGDPRADLQAVGERLLRVVLSPAVAALHRLTVAELTHHPELQESWRETSSDALLAEVADHLTAADRAGTLRVPDPLLAARQFVLLMATEGRVRSLHGTRPLSDAERRGIARESADLIVRAHRT, translated from the coding sequence ATGGAGCGAGAAGCGGGGAGCCGCCGGTCGCCCGCCAAGCGCGCGGCCATCGTGCGGGCGGCGCTGGAGCTGTTCCTCGACGAGGGCTACGCCCGGGTCAGCATGGACGCGATCGCCGCCCGCGCCGGGGTGGGCAAGCAGACCGTCTACAGCCATTTCGGCAACAAGGAGCGGCTGTTCCTCGCGGTCGTCGGCGAGGCGCGGACGGCCGCGAGCGCCACGCCGGCCGACGCGTCACCGCCGGGCCGGACGGGCGACCCCCGCGCCGACCTCCAGGCGGTGGGGGAGCGCCTGCTGCGCGTCGTGCTGTCCCCGGCCGTCGCGGCCCTGCACCGGCTCACGGTCGCCGAGCTCACCCATCATCCGGAGCTCCAGGAGTCGTGGCGGGAGACCAGCTCAGACGCGCTCCTGGCCGAGGTCGCCGACCATCTGACGGCGGCCGACCGCGCGGGGACGCTGCGGGTGCCCGATCCGCTGCTGGCGGCCCGCCAGTTCGTGCTGCTGATGGCCACGGAGGGGCGGGTGCGCTCGCTGCACGGCACGCGGCCGCTGTCCGACGCCGAACGCCGCGGGATCGCCCGCGAGAGCGCCGACCTGATCGTGCGGGCGCACCGTACGTGA
- a CDS encoding dipeptidase, with product MTDQPWVFAGHSDFVAGLAGYDMKAPLTGAPPSRPPAPGLAAAHGLGGGLFEVMVPPVERPELIRDDAGLRIAYPPRLDRHHALDRTITGIAALLRLTREAPDRVRLVRTVDDLDRARRDGVFAAVLHLADADALDPDLETLHLLHAAGVRSLAITWSRQNDFGYGVPYHSPGTPDVGPGLTEAGVRLVRACNDLGILVDLAHLNLAGFLDVADCSRAPLVVTHGAAHALSPTSRALTDDQIAAVAAGGGVIGVSLEGVAPSPAGIVADVLDQIRYLVDLAGPEHVALGSDLYRAPDAGHPGGAVLLPGLLDALREAGYGHDVVTGLAHGNWLRVLRATWRPA from the coding sequence ATGACCGACCAGCCATGGGTCTTCGCCGGGCACAGCGACTTCGTCGCCGGGCTCGCCGGCTACGACATGAAGGCGCCGCTGACCGGCGCTCCCCCCTCCCGGCCGCCCGCGCCCGGCCTGGCCGCCGCCCACGGCCTCGGCGGCGGCCTGTTCGAAGTGATGGTGCCGCCCGTCGAACGCCCCGAGCTGATCAGGGACGACGCCGGCCTCCGGATCGCCTACCCGCCCCGGCTCGACCGCCATCACGCCCTCGACCGGACCATCACCGGCATCGCCGCCCTGCTGCGCCTCACCCGCGAGGCGCCGGACCGGGTCCGGCTCGTCCGCACCGTCGACGACCTGGACCGCGCCCGGCGGGACGGCGTCTTCGCGGCCGTGCTGCACCTGGCCGACGCCGACGCTCTCGACCCCGACCTGGAGACCCTCCACCTCCTCCACGCGGCCGGGGTGCGCTCGCTGGCGATCACCTGGAGCAGGCAGAACGACTTCGGGTACGGGGTCCCCTACCACTCCCCCGGCACCCCCGACGTCGGTCCCGGGCTGACCGAGGCCGGCGTCCGGCTCGTCCGGGCCTGCAACGACCTCGGCATCCTGGTCGACCTCGCCCACCTCAACCTGGCGGGCTTCCTGGACGTCGCCGACTGCTCCCGGGCCCCGCTGGTGGTCACCCACGGCGCCGCGCACGCCCTGTCGCCCACCAGCCGGGCGCTCACCGACGACCAGATCGCCGCCGTCGCCGCCGGCGGCGGCGTGATCGGCGTCAGCCTCGAAGGCGTGGCCCCCTCACCGGCCGGGATCGTCGCCGACGTGCTGGACCAGATCCGCTACCTCGTCGACCTGGCCGGGCCGGAGCACGTGGCGCTGGGCTCCGACCTGTACCGGGCCCCCGACGCCGGCCACCCCGGCGGGGCCGTGCTCCTGCCGGGGTTGCTGGACGCCCTGCGCGAGGCCGGCTACGGCCACGACGTGGTGACCGGCCTCGCGCACGGCAACTGGCTGCGCGTGCTGCGCGCCACCTGGCGCCCGGCGTGA
- a CDS encoding RtcB family protein has translation MTYHEVTGTRRPIRMWAEPETVDPQAMRQLRNVADLPWVHGVAVMPDVHHGKGATVGSVVAMREAVSPAAVGVDIGCGMTAVKTSYRASQLPDNLAYLRGKLEQAVPVGFQHHKRPVDPDKVTGLRAGGWAEFWKGFDDLAPAVKARRERAEAQMGTLGGGNHFLEVCADDEGTVWVVLHSGSRNIGKELAEHHIGVARGLSHNQGLVDRDLAVFLGGTPEMDAYRRDLFWAQDYARRNRALMIGLVCDVLRRHLPGIAFDEPVSCHHNYVAEERYDGVDVLVTRKGAIRAGSGELGIIPGSMATGTYIVKGLGNGKAYNSASHGAGRRMSRNKAKKTFTLKDLEEQTSGVECRKDAGVLDEIPGAYKDLESVMAAQTDLVQVVAHLRQLICVKG, from the coding sequence CGACCTTCCCTGGGTGCACGGCGTCGCCGTCATGCCCGACGTCCACCACGGCAAGGGCGCGACGGTCGGGTCGGTCGTCGCGATGCGGGAGGCCGTCTCGCCGGCCGCCGTCGGCGTCGACATCGGCTGCGGCATGACCGCGGTCAAGACCTCCTACCGGGCCTCGCAGCTCCCCGACAACCTCGCCTACCTGCGCGGGAAGCTGGAGCAGGCGGTGCCCGTCGGGTTCCAGCACCACAAGCGGCCGGTCGACCCGGACAAGGTGACGGGGCTGCGGGCGGGTGGCTGGGCCGAGTTCTGGAAGGGCTTCGACGACCTCGCCCCGGCCGTCAAGGCGCGCCGCGAGCGGGCCGAGGCGCAGATGGGCACGCTCGGCGGCGGCAACCACTTCCTGGAGGTGTGCGCCGACGACGAGGGCACGGTCTGGGTGGTCCTCCACTCCGGCTCGCGCAACATCGGCAAGGAGCTGGCCGAGCACCACATCGGCGTCGCCCGCGGCCTGTCGCACAACCAGGGCCTGGTCGACCGCGACCTCGCCGTCTTCCTCGGCGGCACGCCCGAGATGGACGCCTACCGCCGCGATCTGTTCTGGGCCCAGGACTACGCGCGCCGCAACCGCGCCCTCATGATCGGCCTGGTCTGCGACGTCCTGCGCCGCCACCTGCCCGGCATCGCCTTCGACGAGCCCGTCTCCTGCCACCACAACTACGTGGCCGAGGAGCGCTACGACGGCGTCGACGTGCTGGTCACCCGCAAGGGCGCGATCCGGGCCGGCTCCGGCGAGCTGGGCATCATCCCCGGCTCCATGGCCACCGGGACGTACATCGTCAAGGGGCTCGGGAACGGGAAGGCGTACAACTCGGCCTCGCACGGCGCCGGCCGGAGGATGAGCAGGAACAAGGCCAAGAAGACCTTCACCCTGAAGGACCTGGAGGAGCAGACGTCCGGGGTGGAGTGCCGCAAGGACGCCGGGGTGCTCGACGAGATCCCGGGGGCCTACAAGGACCTGGAGTCGGTGATGGCCGCCCAGACCGACCTGGTCCAGGTCGTCGCCCACCTGCGCCAGCTCATCTGCGTCAAGGGCTGA